A single window of Streptomyces cathayae DNA harbors:
- a CDS encoding FAD-binding dehydrogenase: MDADVIVVGAGLAGLVAAHELTSRGRRVALVDQENAANLGGQAFWSFGGLFLVGSPEQRRLGIKDSFELAWNDWQGSAGFDRLRDDRDEDSWAVRWARAYVEWAAGEKRSWLAGHGISFLPTVGWAERGDLRADGHGNTVPRFHIAWGTGTGVVEPFVRHARQAARDGLLTFHHRHRVDELVVQDGTARGVRGTLLAQDDAPRGVASSREVIGDFELTAQAVIVTSGGIGADHDIVRRHWPERLGTPPREMITGVPAHVDGRMLDISARAGARLVNRDRMWHYTEGIRNWDPIWPGHGIRILPGPSSMWFDALGRRLPEPCLPGYDTLGTLEHLRTTEDIADHDHSWFILTQKIIEKEFALSGSEQNPDITAKDRAGFLRERVLGKGAPGPVDAFLRRGADFVTAPTLEQLVERMNALTDKPLLDAAVVRRQIEARDLQIANPYAKDAQVQGIRNARRYIGDRLGRVATPHRILDPAAGPLIGVKLHILTRKTLGGIQTDLDSRALDGAGRPIEGLYAAGEVAGFGGGGVHGYNALEGTFLGGCLFSGRAAGRAAARQTA, encoded by the coding sequence ATGGATGCCGACGTCATCGTCGTCGGAGCGGGCCTCGCGGGCCTGGTCGCGGCCCACGAACTGACCAGCCGGGGCCGCAGGGTCGCCCTCGTCGACCAGGAGAACGCCGCCAACCTCGGCGGGCAGGCCTTCTGGTCCTTCGGCGGGCTGTTCCTCGTCGGCTCCCCGGAGCAGCGGCGTCTCGGTATCAAGGACTCCTTCGAGCTCGCCTGGAACGACTGGCAGGGCAGCGCGGGATTCGACCGGCTCCGGGACGACCGGGACGAGGACTCCTGGGCGGTGCGCTGGGCCCGTGCCTACGTCGAGTGGGCGGCGGGGGAGAAGCGGTCCTGGCTGGCCGGGCACGGCATCTCCTTCCTGCCCACCGTCGGCTGGGCCGAGCGCGGCGACCTCCGCGCGGACGGCCACGGCAACACCGTGCCCCGCTTCCACATCGCCTGGGGCACCGGCACCGGCGTCGTCGAACCCTTCGTGCGCCACGCCCGGCAGGCCGCGCGCGACGGGCTGCTCACCTTCCACCACCGCCACCGGGTCGACGAACTGGTCGTCCAGGACGGCACCGCGCGCGGAGTGCGGGGCACCCTGCTGGCCCAGGACGACGCGCCGCGCGGTGTCGCCTCCAGCCGGGAGGTGATCGGCGACTTCGAACTCACCGCCCAGGCCGTGATCGTCACCAGCGGCGGCATAGGCGCCGACCACGACATCGTCCGCCGCCACTGGCCCGAGCGGCTCGGCACCCCGCCCCGGGAGATGATCACCGGGGTCCCGGCCCACGTGGACGGACGGATGCTCGACATCAGCGCCCGCGCGGGCGCGCGCCTGGTCAACCGGGACCGGATGTGGCACTACACCGAGGGCATACGGAACTGGGACCCGATCTGGCCCGGTCACGGCATCCGCATCCTGCCCGGACCGTCCTCGATGTGGTTCGACGCCCTCGGCCGCCGGCTGCCCGAGCCCTGCCTGCCCGGTTACGACACCCTGGGCACGCTCGAACACCTGCGTACCACCGAGGACATCGCCGACCACGACCACTCCTGGTTCATCCTCACCCAGAAGATCATCGAGAAGGAGTTCGCGCTGTCGGGCTCCGAGCAGAACCCCGACATCACCGCCAAGGACCGGGCCGGGTTCCTGCGCGAACGCGTGCTGGGCAAGGGCGCCCCCGGCCCGGTCGACGCGTTCCTGCGCCGGGGCGCGGACTTCGTGACCGCCCCGACCCTGGAGCAACTCGTCGAGAGGATGAACGCCCTCACCGACAAGCCCCTGCTCGACGCGGCCGTCGTCCGCCGCCAGATCGAGGCCCGCGACCTGCAGATCGCCAACCCCTACGCCAAGGACGCCCAGGTGCAGGGCATCCGCAACGCCCGCCGCTACATCGGCGACCGCCTCGGCCGGGTGGCCACCCCGCACCGCATCCTCGACCCCGCGGCCGGCCCGCTGATCGGCGTCAAGCTGCACATCCTCACCCGCAAGACCCTCGGCGGCATCCAGACCGACCTCGACTCCCGCGCGCTGGACGGTGCCGGGCGGCCGATCGAGGGGCTGTACGCGGCGGGCGAGGTCGCGGGCTTCGGCGGCGGCGGCGTCCACGGCTACAACGCCCTGGAGGGAACCTTCCTCGGCGGCTGCCTCTTCTCGGGGCGCGCGGCGGGACGAGCGGCGGCGCGGCAGACGGCGTAG
- a CDS encoding DUF488 domain-containing protein, with protein sequence MSVRVRRVYEPPEPDDGVRVLVDRLWPRGLAKDMARVDEWPKGLTPSTELRRWYHLDERPYEELRGRYEAELAAPEAAELLNHVRELAAKGQVTLLTAAREPATSHAEVLARLLDD encoded by the coding sequence ATGAGCGTACGCGTGCGCCGTGTCTACGAACCGCCTGAGCCGGACGACGGTGTCCGCGTCCTGGTCGACCGGTTGTGGCCGCGCGGTCTGGCGAAGGACATGGCACGCGTGGACGAATGGCCCAAGGGGCTGACCCCGTCGACGGAACTGCGCCGCTGGTACCACCTGGACGAGCGGCCGTACGAGGAGCTCCGCGGGCGCTACGAGGCAGAGCTCGCCGCCCCCGAGGCGGCCGAACTCCTGAACCATGTGCGGGAGTTGGCGGCGAAGGGGCAGGTGACCCTGCTGACCGCGGCCAGGGAGCCGGCGACCAGCCACGCCGAGGTGCTGGCCCGCCTCCTCGACGACTGA
- a CDS encoding WhiB family transcriptional regulator, producing MDDWRTRAACRDEDPDLFFPIGTSGSALLQTERAKAVCRRCPVREQCLDWAMDSGQSLGVWGGTSETERRALRRRLRARRA from the coding sequence ATGGACGACTGGCGGACCCGCGCGGCCTGCCGGGACGAGGATCCCGACCTCTTCTTCCCGATCGGGACCTCCGGCTCGGCCCTTCTCCAGACGGAGCGGGCGAAGGCGGTGTGCCGGCGCTGTCCCGTCCGGGAGCAGTGCCTCGACTGGGCTATGGATTCGGGCCAGTCCCTCGGGGTGTGGGGCGGCACGAGCGAGACGGAGCGGCGCGCGCTGAGGCGCCGCCTGAGGGCGCGGCGCGCCTGA
- a CDS encoding LysR family transcriptional regulator ArgP: MEDLPLDQVRTLLAVVDEGTFEAAAAALHVTPSAVSQRVKALEQRTGRVLLLRTRPVRPTESGEVLVRLARQVARLERDAYAELGLGSGGEPTRVSVAVNADSLATWFLEALTRVPGEPRLFFELRREDESHTAALLREGTVMAAVTSSPEAVPGCSVRLLGRMRYLPAAHPEFVARYLTAPLEQTLPRAPVVTFDRRDDFQDAFVRRLTRGRTGASTSRHLIPASEGFAEAVAAGLGWGMVPETQAEPLLRAGRLVVFAPDHVAEAPLYWQQWKLDSPALAAVAESVAATAATALRS; the protein is encoded by the coding sequence ATGGAAGACCTTCCGCTCGACCAGGTACGGACCCTGCTCGCCGTGGTGGACGAGGGCACGTTCGAGGCGGCCGCGGCAGCCCTGCACGTGACGCCCTCCGCGGTCAGCCAGCGGGTGAAGGCGCTGGAGCAGCGCACCGGACGGGTACTGCTGCTGCGCACGAGGCCGGTGCGGCCGACCGAGTCGGGAGAGGTGCTGGTGCGGCTCGCCCGCCAGGTGGCCCGGCTGGAGCGGGACGCGTACGCGGAGCTGGGGCTGGGCTCCGGCGGGGAGCCGACCCGGGTGTCGGTGGCGGTGAACGCGGATTCCCTGGCGACCTGGTTCCTCGAGGCCCTCACCCGGGTGCCGGGCGAGCCGCGCCTCTTCTTCGAGTTGCGCCGCGAGGACGAGTCCCACACCGCGGCCCTGCTGCGCGAGGGAACGGTGATGGCCGCGGTGACCTCGTCGCCGGAGGCGGTGCCGGGCTGCTCCGTGCGGCTCCTGGGGCGGATGCGCTATCTCCCCGCGGCCCACCCGGAGTTCGTCGCGCGGTACCTCACGGCGCCGCTGGAGCAGACGCTGCCGCGGGCCCCCGTGGTGACCTTCGACCGGCGGGACGACTTCCAGGACGCCTTCGTGCGCCGGCTCACCCGCGGCCGCACCGGGGCGAGCACGAGCCGGCACCTCATTCCGGCCTCGGAGGGGTTCGCCGAGGCCGTCGCCGCGGGCCTGGGCTGGGGCATGGTGCCCGAGACGCAGGCCGAGCCCCTGCTGCGGGCCGGCCGGCTCGTCGTCTTCGCCCCGGACCACGTGGCCGAAGCGCCCCTGTACTGGCAGCAGTGGAAGCTGGACTCCCCGGCACTCGCTGCGGTGGCCGAGTCGGTGGCGGCAACTGCGGCGACGGCGCTGCGGAGTTGA
- a CDS encoding LysE/ArgO family amino acid transporter, translating into MSSALTTAATGFGTGLSLIVAIGAQNAFVLRQGVRREAVLAVVGICAVSDAALIALGVGGVGALVVAWPGALTAVGWIGGLFLLGYGLLAARRVIRPGGAGLRAEGEAVRSRRRAVLTCLAMTWLNPHVYLDTVFLLGSVAADHGPLRWTFGLGAVLASLCWFTALGFGARLLSRFLARPTAWRILDGLVATTMIVLGGTLIAGS; encoded by the coding sequence ATGAGCAGCGCCCTGACCACGGCCGCCACCGGATTCGGCACCGGCCTCTCCCTGATCGTCGCCATCGGCGCCCAGAACGCCTTCGTCCTGCGCCAGGGCGTCCGCCGGGAGGCGGTCCTCGCCGTCGTCGGCATCTGCGCCGTGTCCGACGCGGCCCTCATCGCCCTGGGCGTCGGCGGGGTCGGCGCGCTGGTCGTGGCGTGGCCCGGCGCGCTGACGGCGGTCGGCTGGATCGGCGGCCTGTTCCTGCTCGGCTACGGCCTGCTGGCCGCGCGCCGGGTGATCCGGCCGGGCGGGGCCGGGCTGCGGGCGGAGGGCGAGGCCGTGCGTTCACGCCGTCGCGCCGTGCTCACCTGTCTGGCGATGACCTGGCTCAACCCGCACGTCTACCTCGACACCGTGTTCCTGCTGGGCTCGGTCGCCGCCGACCACGGGCCGCTGCGCTGGACGTTCGGCCTCGGCGCCGTACTGGCCAGCCTCTGCTGGTTCACCGCCCTCGGCTTCGGGGCCAGGCTGCTGAGCCGTTTCCTGGCCCGGCCCACCGCCTGGCGGATCCTGGACGGCCTGGTCGCGACCACCATGATCGTCCTCGGCGGCACGCTCATCGCCGGCAGCTGA